One genomic segment of Panicum virgatum strain AP13 chromosome 2N, P.virgatum_v5, whole genome shotgun sequence includes these proteins:
- the LOC120658276 gene encoding protein argonaute 18-like isoform X1 — protein sequence MPPGNHHGGGRRGGHRRIKASPSCAEKAGDRDDHHDDDRGRADQSQHADPRQTLVASDAEKAAAAAPLLEEFAALGIQVRRAEPVFPPRPGYGAAGTPCVVRANRFLARFVDEGLHHYDVNISPDPTPKGEYMEVMSKLVSENQHTELGGRFPAYDGCGSLFTAGALPFDTKVFKVTLSACADKRRMRARKYKVVIKHAAAISLLQLRMLLAGYPTDIPAQALQVLDNVLRDVVFNKRDDMEYIAVGRSFFSQKLGCAKDGTLGVEAWKGLYESIRPMQNGGLSVLVDVSSSVFIEPLLLIDFVQKTLKIDANRKLTKPDHAKLLKAVRGVRIEVTHRGSERRKYRITGLSMNPTKVLSFKSPSGATKTVIDYFREKYNLKLKFNFLPCLNVGSEQKPVYLPIEVCKIVPRQRYQKKLDGSQVSTLRKSTCQFQPEQQSICQVVESKQHNGTKHANEFGIDVDDNLTTINARVLPPPNLKYHDSGSEKTWSPMNGHWNMKDKKVVNGAKIRNWACVNFCEDLSKNVVEQFCFKLAEISRITGVELADLKLPIFTTRPDQVEDDIRICYQEAQKELIDQKIDLLLAILPDNNGSLYGNVYHRIHSFFTSVTYMSRLMLLLTTGNVKKICETDIGVMSQCCRKSIVFTKYSKILANIAIKINAKAGGRNSVFEDAQKSLPVVSNKPTIIFGAHVTHPSVVDHSAPSIASVVASQDWHEVDKYNGVVRAQGQREEMISGLENMVKELLHAFEKESNRKPQQLIFYRDGVSWSQLKQVFEKEIPEIEKAWKALYNNEKPQITFIAVQKRHSLMLFPNNNNQYHNANRKNVEPGTVVDSEICHPAEFDFFLCSYAEVKGPSHPVQYLVLRDDNNFTADELQALTNNLCYTHASFTKAMMIAPPAHYARKLAQRAHLYLAQDPNAAKVASSCGATAPAGGLKQLPEIKDELKRSMFYC from the exons ATGCCGCCGGGCAATCACCACGGCggagggcgccgcggcggccaccggcGGATCAAGGCGAGCCCGAGCTGCGCTGAGAAGGCGGGGGACCGCGACgaccaccacgacgacgaccgCGGGCGCGCCGACCAGAGCCAGCACGCCGATCCGCGCCAAACCCTCGTGGCGAGCGACGCGGAgaaggccgccgcggccgcgccgctgctggaggagtTCGCTGCGCTCGGCATCCAggtccgccgcgccgagcccgtGTTCCCGCCGCGGCCCGGGTACGGCGCCGCGGGCACGCCATGCGTCGTTAGGGCCAACCGCTTCCTCGCCCGCTTCGTCGACGAGGGCCTGCACCACTACGAC GTGAACATTTCGCCGGATCCGACGCCGAAGGGCGAGTACATGGAGGTCATGTCGAAGCTGGTGTCCGAGAACCAGCACACCGAGCTCGGCGGCCGCTTCCCCGCGTATGACGGCTGCGGCTCGCTCTTCACCGCGGGCGCGCTGCCGTTCGACACCAAGGTGTTCAAGGTCACCCTCTCTGCTTGCGCCGACAAAAG GAGGATGAGGGCCAGGAAGTACAAGGTGGTGATCAAACATGCTGCGGCGATCAGCCTGCTGCAGCTGAGGATGCTCTTGGCGGGCTACCCCACGGACATCCCCGCGCAGGCACTGCAGGTCCTCGACAACGTGCTGCGCGATGTCGTCTTCAACAAACGCGATGACATGGA ATACATTGCAGTTGGTCGATCGTTCTTCTCGCAGAAACTAGGATGCGCCAAGGATGGTACCCTGGGTGTTGAGGCATGGAAGGGGCTCTATGAGAGCATCAGGCCGATGCAGAACGGCGGCTTGTCTGTGCTTGTAG ACGTGTCTTCATCAGTATTCATTGAACCCCTGCTACTAATTGACTTCGTTCAAAAGACTCTGAAGATAGATGCGAATAGGAAATTGACCAAACCAGATCACGCCAAG CTCTTGAAGGCTGTCAGGGGTGTGAGGATTGAAGTCACACACAGAGGAAGTGAACGCCGTAAATACAGAATTACTGGCTTGTCAATGAACCCGACTAAAGTTTTGAG TTTTAAATCACCGAGTGGAGCTACGAAGACTGTCATTGACTACTTCAGAGAAAAATACAATCTGAAACTGAAGTTCAATTTTCTCCCATGCCTCAATGTTGGAAGTGAGCAGAAGCCAGTCTATCTTCCTATAGAG GTTTGCAAGATAGTTCCCAGACAGCGTTACCAGAAGAAGCTGGATGGAAGTCAGGTTTCTACTCTAAGGAAGTCAACCTGTCAGTTCCAACCTGAACAACAATCCATTTGTCAG GTTGTTgagagcaagcagcacaacggCACCAAACATGCAAATGAATTTGGCATAGATGTTGATGACAATCTTACTACAATTAATGCTAGAGTTCTGCCGCCTCCAAAT CTTAAGTACCACGATTCTGGATCTGAGAAAACATGGTCTCCAATGAATGGACACTGGAACATGAAAGACAAG AAAGTAGTAAATGGTGCCAAGATCAGAAACTGGGCATGCGTTAATTTTTGTGAAGATTTATCCAAGAATGTTGTTGAGCAGTTCTGCTTTAAGCTAGCTGAAATATCTCGTATTACTGGAGTG GAGTTAGCCGATTTGAAGCTCCCAATATTCACTACACGTCCAGATCAAGTTGAAGATGATATTCGTATATGCTATCAGGAAGCGCAGAAAGAGTTGATTGATCAGAAGATTGACCTACTGCTTGCTATACTGCCAGATAACAATGGCAGCTTATATGGTAATGTTTATCATAGGATACATAGTTTCTTCACTTCTGTTACATATATGTCACGCCTGATGTTACTTTTAACCACAGGAAATGTCAAAAAGATCTGTGAGACAGATATTGGTGTCATGTCACAGTGTTGTCGAAAGTCAATTGTCTTCACGAAATATAGCAAGATATTGGCAAATATTGCTATTAAGATCAATGCCAAG GCTGGAGGAAGGAACTCAGTATTTGAAGATGCACAAAAGAGTTTGCCTGTTGTTTCGAACAAGCCGACGATTATATTCGGTGCTCATGTTACTCATCCTTCAGTTGTTGATCATTCTGCTCCTTCCATTGCTTCT GTCGTTGCATCCCAAGACTGGCATGAGGTGGACAAGTATAATGGTGTTGTTCGTGCACAAGGTCAACGTGAAGAGATGATCAGTGGCCTTGAAAACATGGTCAA GGAGCTCCTTCATGCATTTGAAAAGGAGTCCAACAGGAAGCCCCAGCAGCTAATATTCTACAG GGATGGTGTAAGCTGGAGCCAGTTGAAGCAGGTTTTTGAAAAAGAAATCCCAGAGATTGAAAAG GCTTGGAAAGCGCTGTACAATAATGAGAAGCCACAAATCACCTTCATCGCAGTGCAGAAGAGGCATAGCCTAATGCTGTTTCCCAACAACAACAATCAGTATCATAATGCTAATAGGAAAAATGTTGAGCCTG GCACAGTGGTTGATAGTGAGATCTGTCACCCAGCagaatttgatttcttccttTGCAGCTATGCTGAGGTCAAA GGGCCAAGCCATCCTGTGCAGTACCTTGTGCTGCGAGATGACAACAACTTCACAGCAGATGAACTGCAGGCTCTCACGAATAACCTGTGCTACAC TCATGCAAGCTTCACTAAGGCGATGATGATCG CTCCTCCTGCTCACTACGCTCGCAAGCTTGCACAACGTGCCCACTTGTACCTTGCTCAAGATCCCAACGCAGCAAAGGTGGCGAGCTCCTGCGGTGCAACTGCTCCTGCTGGTGGTCTAAAGCAACTTCCAGAGATAAAGGATGAGCTGAAGAGGTCCATGTTCTACTGTTAG
- the LOC120658276 gene encoding protein argonaute 18-like isoform X3 — MPPGNHHGGGRRGGHRRIKASPSCAEKAGDRDDHHDDDRGRADQSQHADPRQTLVASDAEKAAAAAPLLEEFAALGIQVRRAEPVFPPRPGYGAAGTPCVVRANRFLARFVDEGLHHYDVNISPDPTPKGEYMEVMSKLVSENQHTELGGRFPAYDGCGSLFTAGALPFDTKVFKVTLSACADKRRMRARKYKVVIKHAAAISLLQLRMLLAGYPTDIPAQALQVLDNVLRDVVFNKRDDMEYIAVGRSFFSQKLGCAKDGTLGVEAWKGLYESIRPMQNGGLSVLVDVSSSVFIEPLLLIDFVQKTLKIDANRKLTKPDHAKLLKAVRGVRIEVTHRGSERRKYRITGLSMNPTKVLSFKSPSGATKTVIDYFREKYNLKLKFNFLPCLNVGSEQKPVYLPIEVCKIVPRQRYQKKLDGSQVSTLRKSTCQFQPEQQSICQVVESKQHNGTKHANEFGIDVDDNLTTINARVLPPPNLKYHDSGSEKTWSPMNGHWNMKDKKVVNGAKIRNWACVNFCEDLSKNVVEQFCFKLAEISRITGVELADLKLPIFTTRPDQVEDDIRICYQEAQKELIDQKIDLLLAILPDNNGSLYGNVKKICETDIGVMSQCCRKSIVFTKYSKILANIAIKINAKAGGRNSVFEDAQKSLPVVSNKPTIIFGAHVTHPSVVDHSAPSIASVVASQDWHEVDKYNGVVRAQGQREEMISGLENMVKELLHAFEKESNRKPQQLIFYRDGVSWSQLKQVFEKEIPEIEKAWKALYNNEKPQITFIAVQKRHSLMLFPNNNNQYHNANRKNVEPGTVVDSEICHPAEFDFFLCSYAEVKGPSHPVQYLVLRDDNNFTADELQALTNNLCYTHASFTKAMMIAPPAHYARKLAQRAHLYLAQDPNAAKVASSCGATAPAGGLKQLPEIKDELKRSMFYC; from the exons ATGCCGCCGGGCAATCACCACGGCggagggcgccgcggcggccaccggcGGATCAAGGCGAGCCCGAGCTGCGCTGAGAAGGCGGGGGACCGCGACgaccaccacgacgacgaccgCGGGCGCGCCGACCAGAGCCAGCACGCCGATCCGCGCCAAACCCTCGTGGCGAGCGACGCGGAgaaggccgccgcggccgcgccgctgctggaggagtTCGCTGCGCTCGGCATCCAggtccgccgcgccgagcccgtGTTCCCGCCGCGGCCCGGGTACGGCGCCGCGGGCACGCCATGCGTCGTTAGGGCCAACCGCTTCCTCGCCCGCTTCGTCGACGAGGGCCTGCACCACTACGAC GTGAACATTTCGCCGGATCCGACGCCGAAGGGCGAGTACATGGAGGTCATGTCGAAGCTGGTGTCCGAGAACCAGCACACCGAGCTCGGCGGCCGCTTCCCCGCGTATGACGGCTGCGGCTCGCTCTTCACCGCGGGCGCGCTGCCGTTCGACACCAAGGTGTTCAAGGTCACCCTCTCTGCTTGCGCCGACAAAAG GAGGATGAGGGCCAGGAAGTACAAGGTGGTGATCAAACATGCTGCGGCGATCAGCCTGCTGCAGCTGAGGATGCTCTTGGCGGGCTACCCCACGGACATCCCCGCGCAGGCACTGCAGGTCCTCGACAACGTGCTGCGCGATGTCGTCTTCAACAAACGCGATGACATGGA ATACATTGCAGTTGGTCGATCGTTCTTCTCGCAGAAACTAGGATGCGCCAAGGATGGTACCCTGGGTGTTGAGGCATGGAAGGGGCTCTATGAGAGCATCAGGCCGATGCAGAACGGCGGCTTGTCTGTGCTTGTAG ACGTGTCTTCATCAGTATTCATTGAACCCCTGCTACTAATTGACTTCGTTCAAAAGACTCTGAAGATAGATGCGAATAGGAAATTGACCAAACCAGATCACGCCAAG CTCTTGAAGGCTGTCAGGGGTGTGAGGATTGAAGTCACACACAGAGGAAGTGAACGCCGTAAATACAGAATTACTGGCTTGTCAATGAACCCGACTAAAGTTTTGAG TTTTAAATCACCGAGTGGAGCTACGAAGACTGTCATTGACTACTTCAGAGAAAAATACAATCTGAAACTGAAGTTCAATTTTCTCCCATGCCTCAATGTTGGAAGTGAGCAGAAGCCAGTCTATCTTCCTATAGAG GTTTGCAAGATAGTTCCCAGACAGCGTTACCAGAAGAAGCTGGATGGAAGTCAGGTTTCTACTCTAAGGAAGTCAACCTGTCAGTTCCAACCTGAACAACAATCCATTTGTCAG GTTGTTgagagcaagcagcacaacggCACCAAACATGCAAATGAATTTGGCATAGATGTTGATGACAATCTTACTACAATTAATGCTAGAGTTCTGCCGCCTCCAAAT CTTAAGTACCACGATTCTGGATCTGAGAAAACATGGTCTCCAATGAATGGACACTGGAACATGAAAGACAAG AAAGTAGTAAATGGTGCCAAGATCAGAAACTGGGCATGCGTTAATTTTTGTGAAGATTTATCCAAGAATGTTGTTGAGCAGTTCTGCTTTAAGCTAGCTGAAATATCTCGTATTACTGGAGTG GAGTTAGCCGATTTGAAGCTCCCAATATTCACTACACGTCCAGATCAAGTTGAAGATGATATTCGTATATGCTATCAGGAAGCGCAGAAAGAGTTGATTGATCAGAAGATTGACCTACTGCTTGCTATACTGCCAGATAACAATGGCAGCTTATATG GAAATGTCAAAAAGATCTGTGAGACAGATATTGGTGTCATGTCACAGTGTTGTCGAAAGTCAATTGTCTTCACGAAATATAGCAAGATATTGGCAAATATTGCTATTAAGATCAATGCCAAG GCTGGAGGAAGGAACTCAGTATTTGAAGATGCACAAAAGAGTTTGCCTGTTGTTTCGAACAAGCCGACGATTATATTCGGTGCTCATGTTACTCATCCTTCAGTTGTTGATCATTCTGCTCCTTCCATTGCTTCT GTCGTTGCATCCCAAGACTGGCATGAGGTGGACAAGTATAATGGTGTTGTTCGTGCACAAGGTCAACGTGAAGAGATGATCAGTGGCCTTGAAAACATGGTCAA GGAGCTCCTTCATGCATTTGAAAAGGAGTCCAACAGGAAGCCCCAGCAGCTAATATTCTACAG GGATGGTGTAAGCTGGAGCCAGTTGAAGCAGGTTTTTGAAAAAGAAATCCCAGAGATTGAAAAG GCTTGGAAAGCGCTGTACAATAATGAGAAGCCACAAATCACCTTCATCGCAGTGCAGAAGAGGCATAGCCTAATGCTGTTTCCCAACAACAACAATCAGTATCATAATGCTAATAGGAAAAATGTTGAGCCTG GCACAGTGGTTGATAGTGAGATCTGTCACCCAGCagaatttgatttcttccttTGCAGCTATGCTGAGGTCAAA GGGCCAAGCCATCCTGTGCAGTACCTTGTGCTGCGAGATGACAACAACTTCACAGCAGATGAACTGCAGGCTCTCACGAATAACCTGTGCTACAC TCATGCAAGCTTCACTAAGGCGATGATGATCG CTCCTCCTGCTCACTACGCTCGCAAGCTTGCACAACGTGCCCACTTGTACCTTGCTCAAGATCCCAACGCAGCAAAGGTGGCGAGCTCCTGCGGTGCAACTGCTCCTGCTGGTGGTCTAAAGCAACTTCCAGAGATAAAGGATGAGCTGAAGAGGTCCATGTTCTACTGTTAG
- the LOC120658276 gene encoding protein argonaute 18-like isoform X2, which translates to MPPGNHHGGGRRGGHRRIKASPSCAEKAGDRDDHHDDDRGRADQSQHADPRQTLVASDAEKAAAAAPLLEEFAALGIQVRRAEPVFPPRPGYGAAGTPCVVRANRFLARFVDEGLHHYDVNISPDPTPKGEYMEVMSKLVSENQHTELGGRFPAYDGCGSLFTAGALPFDTKVFKVTLSACADKRRMRARKYKVVIKHAAAISLLQLRMLLAGYPTDIPAQALQVLDNVLRDVVFNKRDDMEYIAVGRSFFSQKLGCAKDGTLGVEAWKGLYESIRPMQNGGLSVLVDVSSSVFIEPLLLIDFVQKTLKIDANRKLTKPDHAKLLKAVRGVRIEVTHRGSERRKYRITGLSMNPTKVLSFKSPSGATKTVIDYFREKYNLKLKFNFLPCLNVGSEQKPVYLPIEVCKIVPRQRYQKKLDGSQVSTLRKSTCQFQPEQQSICQVVESKQHNGTKHANEFGIDVDDNLTTINARVLPPPNLKYHDSGSEKTWSPMNGHWNMKDKKVVNGAKIRNWACVNFCEDLSKNVVEQFCFKLAEISRITGVELADLKLPIFTTRPDQVEDDIRICYQEAQKELIDQKIDLLLAILPDNNGSLYGNVYHRIHSFFTSVTYMSRLMLLLTTGNVKKICETDIGVMSQCCRKSIVFTKYSKILANIAIKINAKAGGRNSVFEDAQKSLPVVSNKPTIIFGAHVTHPSVVDHSAPSIASVVASQDWHEVDKYNGVVRAQGQREEMISGLENMVKELLHAFEKESNRKPQQLIFYRDGVSWSQLKQVFEKEIPEIEKAWKALYNNEKPQITFIAVQKRHSLMLFPNNNNQYHNANRKNVEPGTVVDSEICHPAEFDFFLCSYAEGPSHPVQYLVLRDDNNFTADELQALTNNLCYTHASFTKAMMIAPPAHYARKLAQRAHLYLAQDPNAAKVASSCGATAPAGGLKQLPEIKDELKRSMFYC; encoded by the exons ATGCCGCCGGGCAATCACCACGGCggagggcgccgcggcggccaccggcGGATCAAGGCGAGCCCGAGCTGCGCTGAGAAGGCGGGGGACCGCGACgaccaccacgacgacgaccgCGGGCGCGCCGACCAGAGCCAGCACGCCGATCCGCGCCAAACCCTCGTGGCGAGCGACGCGGAgaaggccgccgcggccgcgccgctgctggaggagtTCGCTGCGCTCGGCATCCAggtccgccgcgccgagcccgtGTTCCCGCCGCGGCCCGGGTACGGCGCCGCGGGCACGCCATGCGTCGTTAGGGCCAACCGCTTCCTCGCCCGCTTCGTCGACGAGGGCCTGCACCACTACGAC GTGAACATTTCGCCGGATCCGACGCCGAAGGGCGAGTACATGGAGGTCATGTCGAAGCTGGTGTCCGAGAACCAGCACACCGAGCTCGGCGGCCGCTTCCCCGCGTATGACGGCTGCGGCTCGCTCTTCACCGCGGGCGCGCTGCCGTTCGACACCAAGGTGTTCAAGGTCACCCTCTCTGCTTGCGCCGACAAAAG GAGGATGAGGGCCAGGAAGTACAAGGTGGTGATCAAACATGCTGCGGCGATCAGCCTGCTGCAGCTGAGGATGCTCTTGGCGGGCTACCCCACGGACATCCCCGCGCAGGCACTGCAGGTCCTCGACAACGTGCTGCGCGATGTCGTCTTCAACAAACGCGATGACATGGA ATACATTGCAGTTGGTCGATCGTTCTTCTCGCAGAAACTAGGATGCGCCAAGGATGGTACCCTGGGTGTTGAGGCATGGAAGGGGCTCTATGAGAGCATCAGGCCGATGCAGAACGGCGGCTTGTCTGTGCTTGTAG ACGTGTCTTCATCAGTATTCATTGAACCCCTGCTACTAATTGACTTCGTTCAAAAGACTCTGAAGATAGATGCGAATAGGAAATTGACCAAACCAGATCACGCCAAG CTCTTGAAGGCTGTCAGGGGTGTGAGGATTGAAGTCACACACAGAGGAAGTGAACGCCGTAAATACAGAATTACTGGCTTGTCAATGAACCCGACTAAAGTTTTGAG TTTTAAATCACCGAGTGGAGCTACGAAGACTGTCATTGACTACTTCAGAGAAAAATACAATCTGAAACTGAAGTTCAATTTTCTCCCATGCCTCAATGTTGGAAGTGAGCAGAAGCCAGTCTATCTTCCTATAGAG GTTTGCAAGATAGTTCCCAGACAGCGTTACCAGAAGAAGCTGGATGGAAGTCAGGTTTCTACTCTAAGGAAGTCAACCTGTCAGTTCCAACCTGAACAACAATCCATTTGTCAG GTTGTTgagagcaagcagcacaacggCACCAAACATGCAAATGAATTTGGCATAGATGTTGATGACAATCTTACTACAATTAATGCTAGAGTTCTGCCGCCTCCAAAT CTTAAGTACCACGATTCTGGATCTGAGAAAACATGGTCTCCAATGAATGGACACTGGAACATGAAAGACAAG AAAGTAGTAAATGGTGCCAAGATCAGAAACTGGGCATGCGTTAATTTTTGTGAAGATTTATCCAAGAATGTTGTTGAGCAGTTCTGCTTTAAGCTAGCTGAAATATCTCGTATTACTGGAGTG GAGTTAGCCGATTTGAAGCTCCCAATATTCACTACACGTCCAGATCAAGTTGAAGATGATATTCGTATATGCTATCAGGAAGCGCAGAAAGAGTTGATTGATCAGAAGATTGACCTACTGCTTGCTATACTGCCAGATAACAATGGCAGCTTATATGGTAATGTTTATCATAGGATACATAGTTTCTTCACTTCTGTTACATATATGTCACGCCTGATGTTACTTTTAACCACAGGAAATGTCAAAAAGATCTGTGAGACAGATATTGGTGTCATGTCACAGTGTTGTCGAAAGTCAATTGTCTTCACGAAATATAGCAAGATATTGGCAAATATTGCTATTAAGATCAATGCCAAG GCTGGAGGAAGGAACTCAGTATTTGAAGATGCACAAAAGAGTTTGCCTGTTGTTTCGAACAAGCCGACGATTATATTCGGTGCTCATGTTACTCATCCTTCAGTTGTTGATCATTCTGCTCCTTCCATTGCTTCT GTCGTTGCATCCCAAGACTGGCATGAGGTGGACAAGTATAATGGTGTTGTTCGTGCACAAGGTCAACGTGAAGAGATGATCAGTGGCCTTGAAAACATGGTCAA GGAGCTCCTTCATGCATTTGAAAAGGAGTCCAACAGGAAGCCCCAGCAGCTAATATTCTACAG GGATGGTGTAAGCTGGAGCCAGTTGAAGCAGGTTTTTGAAAAAGAAATCCCAGAGATTGAAAAG GCTTGGAAAGCGCTGTACAATAATGAGAAGCCACAAATCACCTTCATCGCAGTGCAGAAGAGGCATAGCCTAATGCTGTTTCCCAACAACAACAATCAGTATCATAATGCTAATAGGAAAAATGTTGAGCCTG GCACAGTGGTTGATAGTGAGATCTGTCACCCAGCagaatttgatttcttccttTGCAGCTATGCTGAG GGGCCAAGCCATCCTGTGCAGTACCTTGTGCTGCGAGATGACAACAACTTCACAGCAGATGAACTGCAGGCTCTCACGAATAACCTGTGCTACAC TCATGCAAGCTTCACTAAGGCGATGATGATCG CTCCTCCTGCTCACTACGCTCGCAAGCTTGCACAACGTGCCCACTTGTACCTTGCTCAAGATCCCAACGCAGCAAAGGTGGCGAGCTCCTGCGGTGCAACTGCTCCTGCTGGTGGTCTAAAGCAACTTCCAGAGATAAAGGATGAGCTGAAGAGGTCCATGTTCTACTGTTAG